A single window of Sneathiella limimaris DNA harbors:
- a CDS encoding metal-dependent hydrolase family protein has translation MTSKTLTLMNANILDVRQGALIGLHNIYIEDGIIRQITTGEPHLAEQVFDLEGKTLMPGLCDAHVHVVASTASFPDLQTWSPSYVAARAGQILSGMISRGFTTVRDCGGADYGLVKSVEEGYLIGPRVLFCGHAISQTGGHGDMRGPGEDWEACTCCSGLGRVVDGVPEVRKGCRDEIRKGAHFIKVMASGGVSSPTDRIGNTQFSMDELTAAVEEAEAAETYVAAHVYTARAARRALECGVRSIEHGNLIDEECMDIMIEKGAFLVPTMSTHEVLKEEGIQNGLSVSMHEKVDAVVEAGYRTHSRAAEKGVKMVFGTDLLGAMHKHQLNEFRIRSQFQKPADLIRSATLTAAELFQMEGKIGEISEGAFADLIAVDGDPLRDIGVLQDPDRYLKLVLKEGHVFRNGL, from the coding sequence ATGACGAGTAAAACACTGACATTGATGAATGCCAATATTCTGGATGTACGCCAGGGCGCTCTTATCGGCCTACACAATATTTATATTGAAGATGGCATTATCCGTCAGATTACAACAGGTGAGCCGCATTTGGCGGAGCAGGTTTTCGATCTTGAAGGCAAAACTCTGATGCCGGGTCTTTGCGATGCCCATGTTCATGTTGTCGCCTCAACAGCCAGCTTTCCTGACCTGCAGACTTGGTCACCCTCCTATGTCGCTGCACGCGCGGGGCAAATCCTATCTGGCATGATTAGCCGTGGGTTTACTACCGTTAGAGACTGTGGGGGTGCCGATTATGGGTTGGTGAAATCGGTTGAGGAAGGATATCTCATTGGGCCGCGGGTCCTTTTCTGTGGGCATGCCATTTCACAGACTGGTGGACATGGAGATATGCGAGGACCGGGTGAGGATTGGGAGGCTTGCACCTGTTGCTCTGGTCTTGGGCGTGTTGTTGATGGTGTCCCAGAAGTCCGGAAAGGGTGCCGGGATGAAATCCGCAAGGGTGCGCATTTTATCAAGGTAATGGCGTCTGGAGGGGTCTCTTCCCCTACAGATCGGATTGGGAATACACAGTTTTCCATGGATGAATTGACTGCTGCTGTCGAAGAGGCGGAGGCTGCGGAAACATATGTGGCCGCTCATGTGTATACAGCCCGGGCCGCAAGGCGAGCCCTGGAATGTGGGGTGCGCTCGATTGAACATGGCAATCTGATCGATGAAGAATGCATGGACATCATGATCGAAAAGGGTGCTTTTCTGGTGCCAACCATGTCCACACATGAAGTTTTGAAAGAAGAAGGGATCCAAAATGGCCTTTCGGTTTCTATGCATGAAAAGGTTGATGCTGTTGTGGAAGCTGGATACCGAACCCATTCTCGTGCAGCCGAAAAGGGGGTCAAGATGGTATTCGGAACAGACCTTTTGGGCGCTATGCACAAGCATCAGCTAAATGAATTCAGGATCCGGAGCCAGTTTCAAAAACCTGCCGATCTGATCCGTTCTGCAACTCTAACGGCAGCCGAGCTTTTTCAAATGGAAGGCAAGATCGGTGAGATTTCTGAAGGGGCTTTCGCTGACTTAATTGCCGTGGATGGAGATCCGTTGAGAGATATTGGGGTTTTGCAGGATCCGGACCGGTATCTGAAGCTTGTACTTAAGGAGGGCCATGTGTTTCGCAACGGATTGTAA
- a CDS encoding TRAP transporter small permease subunit: MPDRIINRLSRFAAVLACIILVLMVAMIMLEILLRSAFNTSTYVLDEFVGYGVAAMTFLSFAATLKDGVFIRVEMILCRLGPGLRHGVEIISCLLSAGVFSLLTFYFGRLLIRNFERGVVSNSIAEVPLWIPQSFVVAGLALLVLQFLSMTTILLRGKDLRHHPEMEASYD, translated from the coding sequence ATGCCAGATAGGATTATTAATCGCCTAAGCCGGTTCGCAGCAGTTTTGGCCTGCATAATCTTGGTCCTTATGGTTGCCATGATCATGCTCGAAATTTTGCTAAGAAGTGCGTTTAACACCTCTACTTATGTTCTGGATGAATTTGTAGGATATGGTGTTGCCGCCATGACATTTCTGTCTTTTGCAGCAACTCTGAAGGACGGCGTATTTATCCGGGTTGAAATGATCCTTTGCAGGCTTGGGCCAGGGTTGAGACATGGCGTGGAGATTATCTCTTGTCTGTTGTCTGCTGGTGTTTTTTCTCTTCTTACTTTCTATTTTGGACGTCTTCTGATCCGCAATTTTGAACGCGGTGTCGTCAGTAATTCAATTGCTGAAGTTCCTTTATGGATTCCGCAAAGTTTTGTTGTTGCCGGTCTCGCGCTTCTTGTCCTGCAGTTCCTGTCAATGACCACCATACTTTTGCGAGGAAAGGACCTTCGTCATCATCCAGAGATGGAGGCAAGTTATGACTGA
- a CDS encoding PAS domain-containing hybrid sensor histidine kinase/response regulator, translating into MSKKLKSAQTEHSLEAELQQHVQSKPEIFDFIQNTVLDGIWYFDLENPGYEWMNDQFWSLLGYDPKSDAVDTLEWKDLIFPEDAKLAEENLKNQNPEPSQLYDQILRFYHKDGSTIWFRCRGMQIPTDSGNALRMLIALTDITELKKTEEALRESKQVLETQLTEQLRELEFQKYALDEHAIVSIADVKGNITYVNDKFCEISGYTRDELIGKNHRILKSGEHDEEFYRTLWRTIANGGTWNGKIKNLKKDGNIYWVWATIIPVLDEQGKPTRYVSIRTDLTDQIVAEERAKIAKAEAEAANQAKSDFLANMSHELRTPLNAVIGFAEFVELGVTAQNMNAEKICNYARSIGGAGRDLLRLINDLLDFAKIEANQFELSEAPFLLTEEIGNIASTFAGKAEENNVRLQTVEDNLQYTVFGDAMRMRQVIFNLLDNALKFSQGGTVTIRSTARSIDESTLALEVEVKDDGIGIEAERMEAIFNPFAQSDSSIARDFGGTGLGLPISRHLARLMGGDVTAVSTAGLGSTFTATFVLKDLTKLHHSLSLLNATPSQNAAMHLGLSVLAVDDVETNLDVLETMLTDFDCEVYKVRNGKEAVEWAKEHTVDVILMDLHMPVMDGISAAREIKQLASPTKDTPIYAWTADITSKSLLQKSDIQWAGTILKPTTRNSLLLALKNTLQQQRHN; encoded by the coding sequence TTGTCCAAAAAACTGAAATCAGCGCAAACAGAACATTCTCTTGAAGCAGAACTGCAGCAGCATGTTCAATCCAAGCCAGAAATATTTGATTTCATTCAAAACACAGTCCTAGACGGGATTTGGTATTTTGACCTGGAAAACCCGGGCTACGAGTGGATGAATGATCAGTTCTGGTCCCTTTTAGGCTACGACCCAAAGTCCGATGCAGTTGACACACTCGAATGGAAAGACCTTATTTTCCCTGAAGACGCAAAGCTGGCTGAAGAGAATCTAAAAAACCAAAATCCCGAACCATCTCAACTTTATGATCAGATCCTTCGGTTTTATCACAAAGATGGATCGACAATCTGGTTTAGATGTCGTGGCATGCAAATACCAACGGATTCCGGCAACGCGCTTAGGATGCTGATCGCTCTGACTGATATTACAGAGCTTAAAAAAACTGAGGAAGCCTTAAGGGAAAGCAAGCAGGTTTTAGAAACGCAGCTCACAGAGCAACTCCGAGAGCTTGAGTTTCAAAAATATGCATTGGACGAACATGCGATTGTCAGTATTGCCGATGTGAAGGGCAACATCACTTATGTAAATGACAAGTTTTGCGAGATCAGTGGATATACACGAGATGAACTGATTGGTAAGAACCACCGAATTCTCAAATCTGGCGAGCATGACGAAGAGTTTTACCGGACCCTTTGGCGGACAATTGCCAATGGCGGAACCTGGAATGGTAAAATCAAAAACCTTAAGAAAGATGGCAATATTTACTGGGTTTGGGCGACGATCATTCCAGTGCTTGACGAGCAGGGAAAACCTACCAGATATGTCTCCATCCGAACTGACCTGACAGACCAGATCGTTGCGGAAGAACGGGCAAAAATTGCCAAGGCAGAAGCAGAAGCCGCAAACCAGGCAAAGTCTGATTTCCTTGCCAATATGAGCCATGAACTCAGAACACCCCTAAATGCCGTCATTGGTTTTGCCGAGTTTGTTGAACTTGGTGTGACAGCCCAGAATATGAATGCTGAAAAAATCTGCAATTATGCGCGAAGTATTGGTGGTGCGGGACGCGACCTGCTCAGGCTAATCAACGATCTGCTGGATTTTGCCAAGATTGAGGCTAACCAGTTCGAATTGTCAGAGGCCCCTTTCCTCCTGACTGAAGAGATCGGTAATATAGCCTCTACTTTTGCAGGCAAGGCTGAAGAAAATAATGTTCGGCTCCAAACCGTAGAAGATAACTTGCAATATACCGTATTTGGTGACGCCATGCGGATGCGGCAGGTCATATTTAATTTGCTGGATAATGCGCTTAAGTTCTCGCAAGGGGGAACAGTTACCATCCGAAGCACGGCACGCTCTATTGATGAAAGCACCTTGGCTTTGGAAGTTGAAGTCAAAGATGATGGCATTGGGATTGAAGCAGAACGGATGGAAGCGATCTTTAATCCGTTTGCCCAATCCGACAGCTCAATCGCAAGGGATTTTGGGGGAACTGGACTAGGTCTACCAATTTCAAGACATCTGGCCCGTCTTATGGGTGGTGATGTGACTGCGGTCAGCACAGCGGGTCTTGGCAGTACCTTTACCGCAACTTTTGTTCTTAAAGACCTGACGAAACTACACCATAGTCTCAGTCTTTTAAACGCTACGCCATCTCAAAATGCAGCGATGCATTTAGGGCTCTCGGTTTTGGCCGTTGACGATGTGGAAACCAATCTGGATGTGCTTGAAACAATGCTAACCGATTTCGATTGTGAGGTTTACAAAGTCCGAAATGGAAAAGAGGCCGTCGAATGGGCAAAAGAGCATACTGTGGATGTCATCCTGATGGATTTGCATATGCCTGTCATGGACGGAATTTCAGCTGCACGAGAAATCAAACAGCTCGCCTCTCCAACGAAAGACACGCCGATCTATGCATGGACCGCGGATATTACTAGCAAATCCCTCTTGCAAAAATCAGATATCCAGTGGGCGGGGACGATCTTGAAACCTACAACCCGAAATTCCCTTCTGCTCGCCCTTAAAAACACCCTTCAACAACAGCGGCACAATTAA
- a CDS encoding TRAP transporter large permease: protein MTELGVGLTVLCLIFLFLGSGVWVFIGLILVSFTTQFFILDFPISRIGSIASKIMLRSASSWELAAIPMFIWMGDIIFRTDISQRLFKGLAPLVARVPGRLLHVNIVGCTLFAAVSGSSTATTATVGKISLEELSKRQYDPLLSVGSLAGAGSLGLLIPPSIVMIVYGILAEVSIVSLFAAGVFPGLMVAALYSLYIALRAELDPKIKTTLAVEDKQPIGLKDFFNLLPIFILIFVVLGSIYSGLATPSEAAAIGVVTAILIVTFTGQLSFALIADSLINSVKMSAMVVSLVIAAALLSTTMGYLHLPQSIANMIGGLDLSPYGLILMLALFYIMLGLFLEGISITVMSLPITLPLIVQAGFDPMWFGIFLILMVELATITPPVGFNLFVLQGLTNMPISRVARASAPFFLLLCLGVVILTIFPQIALWLPTFLKGAG from the coding sequence ATGACTGAGCTCGGTGTTGGCCTTACCGTTTTGTGTTTGATTTTTCTGTTTCTGGGAAGCGGTGTCTGGGTTTTTATCGGTTTGATTTTGGTGTCCTTTACCACCCAATTTTTTATTCTGGATTTTCCAATCAGCAGAATTGGATCGATTGCGTCGAAGATTATGCTGAGAAGTGCCAGCTCATGGGAATTAGCCGCGATCCCAATGTTTATTTGGATGGGAGATATCATCTTTCGAACGGATATTTCTCAACGACTATTCAAGGGCCTGGCCCCTTTGGTGGCGCGCGTGCCAGGGCGTCTTCTTCATGTCAATATTGTTGGCTGTACCTTGTTTGCGGCTGTGAGTGGATCAAGTACGGCAACGACCGCGACTGTCGGCAAGATCTCTCTCGAGGAGCTCTCCAAACGCCAGTATGATCCTTTGCTCTCTGTAGGATCTCTAGCTGGGGCTGGTAGTTTGGGGCTCCTCATCCCACCCTCCATTGTCATGATCGTTTATGGCATCTTGGCTGAAGTCTCAATTGTTTCTCTTTTCGCTGCTGGAGTCTTTCCTGGGCTGATGGTCGCAGCACTGTATTCTTTATACATAGCGCTTCGCGCCGAGTTGGACCCAAAAATCAAAACGACACTGGCCGTGGAAGACAAACAGCCAATTGGCCTCAAAGATTTTTTCAATTTATTGCCTATCTTTATTCTGATTTTCGTGGTGCTTGGTTCGATCTATTCAGGTCTGGCAACCCCATCAGAAGCGGCTGCAATTGGGGTCGTTACAGCTATCCTGATTGTGACATTCACGGGGCAGCTATCTTTTGCGTTGATTGCAGACTCACTGATTAACTCAGTCAAGATGTCTGCAATGGTTGTGTCCCTGGTCATTGCAGCTGCCCTTTTATCCACAACCATGGGCTACCTGCATCTTCCACAATCAATTGCGAATATGATTGGTGGGCTTGATTTATCGCCTTATGGGCTGATCCTCATGCTGGCCTTGTTTTATATAATGCTAGGATTGTTCCTAGAAGGAATATCCATCACGGTTATGAGTTTACCGATTACTCTGCCGCTCATAGTGCAGGCCGGGTTCGACCCGATGTGGTTCGGTATTTTCCTCATTTTGATGGTTGAGCTGGCAACAATTACGCCACCGGTCGGATTTAACCTCTTTGTATTGCAGGGGCTAACAAATATGCCCATCAGCCGGGTGGCTCGGGCATCAGCACCATTCTTTTTATTGCTATGTCTCGGGGTCGTGATCCTCACAATTTTTCCACAAATAGCGCTTTGGCTGCCAACCTTTTTAAAAGGAGCCGGGTAA
- a CDS encoding TRAP transporter small permease subunit, with amino-acid sequence MKIEELTDLPLEKICRNLTLFMMGLCCLFLVLMMLHVGADVLLKLAFNSPIVGTLETVSYYYMVSLVFLALPFVEFKGEHVAVDLFFQKFPRRLKQIVYIFGTILAALYYGLFSYVTFLDALIATSQKETVMANFLFYVWPSRWALPIGSAVLVLMLLLAAIRAGVQSALPEDNHQVESTI; translated from the coding sequence ATGAAAATAGAAGAGCTAACTGACCTTCCTTTAGAGAAGATATGTCGCAATCTGACCCTCTTTATGATGGGGCTTTGCTGCCTGTTCCTAGTGCTGATGATGCTGCATGTCGGCGCTGATGTTCTGTTGAAATTAGCTTTCAACAGCCCAATAGTTGGGACATTGGAGACTGTATCCTACTACTACATGGTGAGCCTTGTATTTTTGGCATTGCCATTTGTAGAATTTAAAGGAGAGCATGTCGCGGTCGATCTTTTCTTCCAAAAATTTCCAAGAAGACTGAAGCAAATTGTCTATATTTTCGGGACGATCTTGGCGGCGCTTTACTATGGGCTGTTTTCCTATGTCACCTTTTTGGATGCGCTGATTGCAACGAGCCAAAAAGAAACCGTCATGGCCAATTTTCTTTTTTATGTTTGGCCAAGCCGTTGGGCCTTACCAATCGGGAGTGCGGTTCTTGTCCTAATGCTTCTGTTGGCCGCAATTAGAGCAGGGGTGCAAAGTGCTTTGCCTGAAGATAATCACCAGGTGGAGAGCACAATATGA
- a CDS encoding TRAP transporter large permease, whose amino-acid sequence MSSGAIGIMGVVVTLLLMGLRVPIAVALGGVSIVGIIWMLNLQAGLGIISSVPFNFIGNWALTAVPMFLLMGYVCTTTGMTNGLFRAMRIFLARLPGGLAVTGVAASALFASASGSSVATASAMARIAVPEMLAHRYDKGLSSGVIAASGTLGSLIPPSILMVLYGIYAEVSIGALFLAGFLPGVVSALLYMGMIVLRCWRNPELGGGVESLREKFTWDEKLGALREVWPLPVLIFAVLGGIFTGLFSPTEAGAVGAILAILIAIVRKQLTVESFKEAVVFAVVGSCSIFAILIGSLFFTRFLVLSGLPTDLADFVLSLTDGNAYLIILGVAVIYVVLGMFVESIGLMLLTLPIILPLVGGADMNLIWFGIIVIKLLEIGLVTPPIGLNVYVIKGALGSSVSLQEIFKGVSWFILMDIAALLLIVFLPELSLFLPELMWD is encoded by the coding sequence ATGAGCAGCGGTGCTATCGGCATTATGGGTGTGGTGGTAACGCTTCTGCTTATGGGCCTTAGGGTGCCGATTGCTGTTGCGCTTGGGGGTGTTTCCATTGTTGGCATAATTTGGATGCTAAACCTGCAAGCGGGTCTCGGGATTATTTCAAGTGTCCCTTTTAACTTCATCGGAAACTGGGCGCTGACTGCCGTTCCTATGTTTCTTTTGATGGGCTATGTGTGTACCACCACAGGAATGACAAATGGGCTTTTTCGCGCGATGCGGATCTTCTTGGCGCGATTACCGGGTGGTCTTGCCGTAACAGGTGTGGCAGCGAGCGCGCTTTTCGCCTCCGCGTCTGGTTCAAGTGTTGCTACGGCCTCAGCCATGGCTCGGATTGCCGTACCTGAAATGTTGGCTCATCGTTATGACAAGGGACTTTCAAGCGGTGTAATCGCAGCCTCCGGAACGTTAGGATCTTTAATTCCGCCAAGTATTCTTATGGTGCTTTACGGGATTTACGCCGAAGTTTCCATTGGAGCTCTATTCCTTGCGGGATTTTTGCCAGGTGTTGTTTCGGCGCTTCTCTATATGGGGATGATTGTTCTTCGCTGCTGGCGAAACCCAGAGCTTGGCGGTGGGGTTGAAAGCTTGCGTGAAAAATTCACCTGGGATGAAAAGCTGGGTGCTTTGAGAGAAGTTTGGCCGTTGCCCGTTTTAATTTTTGCAGTTCTGGGAGGCATATTTACCGGGCTTTTTTCGCCAACTGAGGCCGGGGCTGTTGGTGCGATACTTGCTATCTTAATTGCAATCGTCAGAAAACAGCTTACGGTTGAAAGTTTTAAGGAAGCGGTTGTTTTTGCTGTTGTAGGTTCTTGCAGTATTTTTGCAATCTTGATTGGGTCTTTGTTTTTCACGCGTTTCCTGGTTTTGAGTGGTCTGCCTACGGATCTTGCAGATTTTGTGTTATCGCTGACCGATGGGAATGCTTATCTAATCATTCTAGGGGTGGCGGTAATTTATGTGGTGTTGGGAATGTTCGTCGAGTCCATTGGGCTTATGCTCCTGACCTTGCCCATCATTTTACCCCTGGTTGGCGGAGCCGACATGAACCTGATTTGGTTTGGAATCATTGTTATTAAGTTATTGGAAATTGGGCTTGTTACGCCGCCGATAGGATTGAACGTTTATGTAATCAAAGGGGCGCTCGGGTCATCTGTTTCCTTGCAGGAAATATTTAAGGGTGTGTCCTGGTTCATACTGATGGACATAGCAGCATTGCTTCTAATTGTGTTTTTGCCAGAGCTCTCTCTTTTTCTGCCTGAACTCATGTGGGATTAG
- a CDS encoding TRAP transporter substrate-binding protein, with amino-acid sequence MGNHANGKRQLIKRLVLGSALAGFVQVSALGGLLSQASAAESWDLANAYGATSIHAEGDMVFAKALEEFSKGQIKVTVHPGGALGYKSSDHFDAVGDGAVEIADTPAGFMGGIDAFTLLSSIPFLVKTVEEARILKDIAFEEYEKFFEQNGQKLLYASPWPASGIWSKEPVREVANLKDLKIRTYDPGGTNTFKEIGAAPIQLAWADVVPQLATGGISSVLTSAEGGVSQKFVEHTPYFTEINYALPLNFVHMNKDVFDKLTPELQDAVEKAAEAASTRNWQEVVSRTKLNYDKVEKDGGTLILTGTDGLLNGLSDAGRTALNDWLKKTGPRGEAIINEYRKRTGK; translated from the coding sequence ATGGGAAACCACGCTAATGGAAAACGACAGTTGATTAAAAGGTTGGTACTGGGGAGTGCATTGGCAGGATTTGTACAAGTTTCTGCACTTGGGGGCTTGCTTTCACAAGCAAGTGCTGCAGAAAGTTGGGATCTTGCCAATGCCTACGGTGCAACATCAATTCACGCAGAAGGTGATATGGTGTTCGCAAAAGCTCTGGAGGAGTTTAGTAAAGGTCAGATTAAGGTGACTGTGCACCCGGGTGGTGCGTTGGGATATAAATCATCAGATCATTTTGATGCAGTCGGCGATGGTGCCGTTGAAATTGCAGATACGCCAGCTGGCTTCATGGGGGGGATCGACGCGTTTACGTTGCTTTCTTCAATTCCGTTCTTGGTGAAGACGGTTGAAGAGGCACGTATTTTAAAAGATATCGCTTTTGAAGAGTATGAAAAATTCTTCGAACAGAACGGTCAAAAGTTACTTTACGCATCACCCTGGCCGGCATCAGGTATTTGGTCCAAAGAACCCGTGCGAGAAGTTGCAAACCTCAAAGATTTGAAAATTCGCACTTATGATCCAGGTGGGACAAATACTTTCAAAGAAATTGGAGCCGCACCTATTCAGCTTGCTTGGGCAGATGTGGTTCCACAATTGGCAACAGGTGGCATTTCCTCAGTCTTGACCTCTGCGGAAGGTGGCGTGAGCCAGAAGTTTGTAGAGCACACGCCTTACTTTACGGAAATCAATTATGCCCTGCCACTTAACTTTGTTCACATGAACAAGGATGTGTTCGACAAATTGACTCCAGAACTTCAGGACGCTGTTGAAAAGGCAGCAGAGGCCGCATCAACACGCAATTGGCAGGAAGTCGTCAGCCGCACAAAGTTGAACTACGACAAGGTTGAAAAAGATGGGGGCACTTTGATCCTCACGGGTACGGACGGCCTGTTGAATGGGCTTTCTGATGCTGGCAGGACGGCCTTGAATGATTGGCTCAAGAAAACCGGACCTCGCGGTGAAGCCATCATTAATGAGTATCGCAAAAGAACAGGTAAATAG
- a CDS encoding GAF domain-containing protein yields the protein MQDPITKLIRIVAEESDQEKVYSCAEDVLQSQIGHRLFTVLLYEPSYKLVSRCYSSDPEHFPVGGNKILGETLWGREVLKGGKTLMSRNREELKMVYPDYSLLFSLGLGSAVNIPVKSGGRTLGMLNLLHDEYFYTREKLKDADLIAGLLAGTFSQVSEAMYA from the coding sequence ATGCAAGATCCCATTACAAAACTCATCCGAATAGTTGCCGAGGAGTCTGATCAGGAAAAAGTCTATTCCTGTGCAGAAGATGTTCTCCAAAGCCAAATAGGTCACCGCCTGTTTACTGTTCTTCTATACGAGCCATCCTATAAACTCGTCTCTCGCTGTTATAGCAGTGATCCAGAACATTTTCCTGTCGGTGGAAATAAGATCTTAGGCGAAACGCTATGGGGACGAGAAGTCCTGAAGGGCGGTAAAACTCTGATGTCCCGAAACCGAGAAGAGTTAAAGATGGTCTACCCTGATTACAGCCTCTTATTCAGCCTTGGACTGGGCTCGGCCGTCAATATACCGGTGAAAAGCGGAGGCAGGACACTCGGTATGCTCAATCTCTTGCATGACGAATACTTCTACACACGAGAAAAACTAAAGGATGCGGATTTGATCGCGGGATTACTCGCGGGGACATTTAGCCAGGTGTCAGAGGCTATGTACGCCTGA
- a CDS encoding TetR/AcrR family transcriptional regulator, translated as MNSIDKPNKQAVRSLKMQERVLNATLDCIYEDGMQRASTTEIVKRAGVSRGAMLHHFPSKEVLIAAAVEKLLDDEIDIIRSEADAYARKEKTIDDFVDFLWERFSGRLFMVTMDFLSSARTDDSLRQAVIPVSLNFHASLNEIWKQFFHYEKSSPDKVQILLNTTLCLMRGMAVQTVIRDDDAYYTSIRAAWKAILHDLLDEEAAV; from the coding sequence ATGAACAGTATAGACAAGCCAAACAAACAGGCCGTCCGGTCTTTAAAAATGCAAGAAAGGGTTTTGAATGCGACCCTGGACTGCATCTATGAGGATGGGATGCAGCGTGCATCGACAACAGAGATTGTCAAACGCGCAGGCGTTTCTCGGGGGGCGATGCTCCATCATTTCCCGTCAAAGGAAGTCCTGATTGCGGCGGCGGTTGAAAAATTGCTGGATGATGAAATCGACATCATCCGCAGTGAGGCGGATGCCTATGCCCGTAAGGAAAAAACGATTGATGATTTCGTTGATTTTCTTTGGGAACGGTTTTCTGGCAGATTGTTCATGGTGACCATGGATTTCTTATCCAGTGCACGAACTGACGATAGCCTTCGTCAAGCTGTCATTCCGGTAAGTTTGAACTTCCATGCCTCCTTAAATGAGATATGGAAACAGTTTTTTCATTATGAAAAATCCTCACCAGACAAGGTTCAGATTCTTCTGAATACCACATTATGCCTGATGCGGGGAATGGCTGTTCAGACTGTTATCCGGGATGATGATGCTTACTACACCAGTATTCGGGCTGCCTGGAAAGCAATTCTGCATGACTTGTTGGATGAGGAGGCTGCGGTCTAA
- a CDS encoding C4-dicarboxylate TRAP transporter substrate-binding protein has protein sequence MMKRLLGGLVSVLMSSALGMRIASANEIKANIFFPAQHPLAKHGYVEWAESLKELSGGQLSAKVFTGTVLLPPRSGMSGVRDGIVTVGYHAATYTPAELPVTNAIQEMGFNYSDPLVMIAAATDFNTSNPDALKQWHNAGVVFTGGYSTPSYNLMCRNPVQSLADLKGKRLRTAGAAMSRWVEKIGAVPVNVPSSEMYQGVEKGTLDCAVNVANDLKSRSLWDVAKHTTMAPLGLYWSGPMWAFNASYWQEISPEARALYFKANARAMARLYVGYKDAVDEALSEAADHGVKVYEAPQDILNSIRDFAKANLSEVYKKGEEKYGLKNSEEILTSFDATVKKWEALFASADRKDAIAIEKIIYDNLFAKLDPATFGVN, from the coding sequence ATGATGAAAAGGTTATTGGGAGGGCTCGTTTCGGTCTTGATGTCGAGTGCGCTCGGAATGCGGATTGCGAGTGCCAATGAGATTAAGGCAAATATCTTTTTCCCTGCGCAACACCCACTGGCGAAACATGGCTATGTAGAGTGGGCAGAATCCTTGAAGGAGTTATCCGGTGGTCAGCTATCTGCCAAGGTCTTTACCGGTACTGTCCTTTTGCCGCCAAGGTCTGGCATGTCAGGCGTTCGAGATGGTATTGTCACAGTTGGTTATCATGCGGCAACATACACACCAGCGGAGTTACCGGTGACAAACGCAATCCAGGAGATGGGCTTCAATTATAGTGACCCTCTGGTGATGATCGCAGCCGCGACAGATTTCAATACAAGTAATCCGGATGCATTGAAACAATGGCACAATGCTGGTGTCGTCTTTACCGGTGGGTACAGCACACCATCCTATAATCTTATGTGTCGAAATCCTGTTCAGTCACTTGCTGATTTGAAGGGAAAACGCCTGCGTACAGCTGGCGCTGCCATGTCCAGATGGGTTGAGAAAATTGGTGCCGTGCCCGTGAACGTACCCTCAAGCGAAATGTATCAAGGGGTAGAGAAGGGAACACTGGATTGTGCAGTTAATGTTGCAAATGATTTGAAGTCACGCAGTCTCTGGGATGTGGCCAAGCATACGACCATGGCACCGCTAGGCCTATATTGGTCTGGACCGATGTGGGCGTTTAATGCCTCTTACTGGCAGGAAATATCACCTGAAGCCCGTGCTTTGTATTTTAAGGCTAATGCGCGTGCAATGGCGCGGCTTTACGTTGGGTACAAGGATGCTGTGGATGAGGCTTTAAGCGAAGCTGCGGATCATGGGGTGAAAGTTTATGAAGCACCACAAGATATCCTGAATTCAATTAGGGATTTTGCCAAAGCAAACCTCTCTGAAGTTTATAAAAAGGGAGAGGAAAAATACGGTCTTAAAAACTCAGAGGAAATCCTAACCTCTTTTGATGCCACTGTTAAAAAGTGGGAGGCCTTGTTCGCATCAGCAGATCGGAAAGATGCGATAGCGATTGAAAAAATTATTTACGATAATCTGTTTGCCAAGCTCGATCCGGCAACTTTTGGCGTAAATTAA